AAATAGCACTTGTCCCACTGATGATGCCTCACTTTTCTCCTGTTTTGTGGGGTTCATCAGTTCAAACATGGGTATCTCCCAAACAGTTTTCAAATTCCTCAGTAGCCAAAAGAAAGCAATTGGTTACAGTTTGATGGGACTGCTAACAGTGGGAAGTGagcatttattttctctttctgctTTTAAGTGTCCTTGCAACAACAAAAACTACACCTATGGGCTGGTGTATCTCTTTGTCCCAGCCTTGATACTACTATTTGTTGGGTTTGCACTGAATGGCAGTACCTGGCAGCTCTTCACAGGCTGTTGTGTGAACCCCAGGAAActatttcccaaagggaagagCTGCCATTTTTTTCATGCCTTTGGCCAGATCACCTTAAAGGCTTTTGTAGCCCCCGTGATGTGGCTTTCTGTGGTTTTGCTCAATGGGACTTTTTATGAATGTGCCATGAGTGGCTCAAAAAATCTGAAGTACCTGGAGATGCTTTGCCACAATAAATCCAACAAGTGCTTGGAAGAGCTTCCCAAAGTAGCATGTGGCCAAACTTCCCTGTCCTCTTGGGAGACTGAGGAGATCCTACTAACACTTCAAGCGGAATCTCAGGTAAGATATCATTTTAATTCAATCATGCTTTGTGTTGGCCTTTTTTTTTATCATGAGGCCCTAAAATCAAGTGTCCAGAGAGTTtaactaaaattttaaaaaatttcaaatatatatttcattGCAATGCAAGCAGGATTCAGACTGCGTTTTGTGGGAGTGTCTGAGAAGTGAAATATCCAGTGCCTCAGGCAGATTTCTGTAAGCAGCATAGCACACCAAGGTGTGGAAGGGTTTGGCAGCTCAGAAGGGCTTGATAGGATATTTGCCAacagagggaggtgggagaaTTTTAGCAATGTGGCTAGAGAATTCAGGTTGCTTGATGTTTCTGGGAAGAGGGCTGAGCAAAAGGTTTAATCAAAGTAAAGGAATGGTAGGCAGGGTTTCGAAGATTGGGAAGGGAAAAGCTCCTTCCGTTCATCTTGAAGGGTTTGGGGACAGTGGTTGGTCATTTTTTAGGGGAGTTCATAATACAACAAGGCTCCTCCAAAGTGTACGGCCTCCAGGATTTGTGCAAGCCTTGGGCTGACCCTGAAGGCAACAGTAGAACAACAATGTTAAACACCAGGAGACAATTCTTTTGGAATAAAGCTTTATTGAGTTTAAAATTAGGAAGAAAAACATATTTGTACCTTGTTAGAGGGCTCATTCCTTTGAATAGGCCTCATTTAGACTTTCTCTTTTTTATAGCAAGATATGAAGTACCCCAGCAATCGTTTTAAATTGTGTACTTCACTTTCAACCATTTAGTAATGTAGACAAACATTCAGTTAGTTCATGTATACATACAATAATCATTCTAAAATATATAATAGTGCATCATAAACATTCATTAATACTTCAGACAGTAAGATTTATTACATGTATTCTGGATTTATActaatagggcctgatccaaagcccattaaagtcaatgggagtctttctattgacttcagtgggctgtggatcaAGTCCATAATCCGTATTTTTAAAGTGCTGAGATTTAATTTTTGGTTAGAGCTGTTCAAAATGTAAAGGTGCAGTATAcagaaaaataatatttacatAGCTGTGTAGAT
This genomic window from Emys orbicularis isolate rEmyOrb1 chromosome 3, rEmyOrb1.hap1, whole genome shotgun sequence contains:
- the LOC135876367 gene encoding calcium homeostasis modulator protein 5-like, translating into MGISQTVFKFLSSQKKAIGYSLMGLLTVGSEHLFSLSAFKCPCNNKNYTYGLVYLFVPALILLFVGFALNGSTWQLFTGCCVNPRKLFPKGKSCHFFHAFGQITLKAFVAPVMWLSVVLLNGTFYECAMSGSKNLKYLEMLCHNKSNKCLEELPKVACGQTSLSSWETEEILLTLQAESQVVGWCVIVTAAFLSLLLTCYGHCQSNTSHLQKRFWKIYTQKEKEQFEKYFEDYATKLSERNLKSFFENKKLEPFPMPSFRAWEEASALDSFNINQQIFSTLHKLVEDSMKENDSNETQDTMVNLGEGETV